From Prochlorococcus sp. MIT 1223, the proteins below share one genomic window:
- a CDS encoding biotin transporter BioY, which yields MRAVRILSGAILGLMMILIGTMVPTGFLAPSVNSLANIISLKSSLQIPSVLVSGIVLGPRTAVLSSIAYLTIGLFYLPIFQGGGSIGYVITPGFGYLVGFIPAAFITGKLSQRKKKNPLIFFTKISIVGLLVIHVTGIINLILGGLLQLWGGSMTELIFLYGFSPFLHQLILCPAIALFSISIKKVLFIK from the coding sequence GTGAGAGCCGTAAGAATCTTAAGTGGGGCAATACTTGGTCTTATGATGATCCTAATAGGAACGATGGTTCCAACTGGGTTCTTAGCCCCCAGTGTTAATTCTCTAGCTAATATTATTTCATTAAAAAGCTCATTACAAATACCCTCTGTTTTAGTAAGTGGAATAGTTCTCGGCCCCAGAACAGCCGTTCTATCATCTATCGCATACCTAACCATAGGTCTTTTCTACCTTCCAATTTTCCAGGGTGGGGGCAGCATTGGATATGTAATTACGCCTGGATTTGGTTATCTTGTTGGATTCATTCCTGCAGCATTCATTACTGGTAAACTCTCACAGCGTAAGAAGAAAAATCCTTTAATCTTTTTTACAAAAATATCTATTGTAGGTTTATTAGTAATTCATGTTACTGGCATAATTAATTTAATATTAGGAGGGCTCCTACAGCTCTGGGGGGGAAGCATGACTGAACTTATATTTTTGTATGGTTTTTCACCTTTCCTTCATCAACTGATTCTTTGTCCTGCAATTGCACTATTCTCTATCTCTATCAAGAAAGTATTATTTATCAAATGA
- a CDS encoding NAD(P)H dehydrogenase assembly family protein, with protein sequence MDLFIGAKVFIKSSLPYLKTTDPMPMLRPPDLVTVEELGEVIGLRAKEIAEVKFRRGTFLIPFEKLSMQAPVNHNE encoded by the coding sequence ATGGATTTATTTATTGGAGCCAAAGTCTTTATAAAGTCATCGCTTCCTTATCTTAAAACCACTGATCCTATGCCCATGCTACGTCCCCCAGATCTTGTAACTGTTGAGGAGTTGGGGGAGGTGATTGGTTTAAGGGCAAAAGAGATTGCAGAAGTAAAATTCAGACGAGGTACATTTTTAATACCTTTTGAAAAACTATCTATGCAAGCACCAGTAAATCACAATGAATAG